The nucleotide sequence TTGAGTAATTCAATACGAACAATATCACCACCCTTCGGATTGATCCAAAGATGATAAAGGTCGGTTTGTACTGAAATAAGCTGCTGACTTACAGGTGCTGTGGCATCCGTGGCTTGCTGTGCTGGCACATTTGCTTGTGGCAGATCAGAGGCAACTGTAGCCGTCTGACCATTTGGCAAATCTGCAGATACGTCATGCGAAACAACAGCAGTTTCCTGCTGCGGTTTTGTTTCAGCATTTCCATAATCTTTTTGCCACGCCAAAATGAGCAAATATGCGACAACAAACATGGCTCCGAGAATTGCAATCCTGGCCCATTGTTGCATATGTATTACCCCAAGTGGTGAGAGTGATTTTGGTTCAATAAACGATCACGAAAGGGTACAGCAACGTGAAGCGTTTGAGAATCTATTTGCTGAAATGAAATAAAACGAATCGCTTTTGAGGGAACAGGATCATATCCCGAGCCCCCCCACGGATGACAACGGCAAATACGTTTAGTAGCCAGCCACACTCCACGCCCAGCGCCATGCATCTGGACTGCTTCCAAGGAATATTGAGAACAA is from Acinetobacter lwoffii and encodes:
- the yidD gene encoding membrane protein insertion efficiency factor YidD, which codes for MVRLLHWLIRFYQIAISPLLGPRCRYIPTCSQYSLEAVQMHGAGRGVWLATKRICRCHPWGGSGYDPVPSKAIRFISFQQIDSQTLHVAVPFRDRLLNQNHSHHLG